From Spirosoma aerolatum, one genomic window encodes:
- a CDS encoding tyrosine-type recombinase/integrase: protein MGATTLAVRLKPEPNRDGEHVIRIRITRDRSASFWALNMAVAEKHFDEKGNKERANWIRKSYRDYKLYNERIREAYLKAEQAVAFFDKRDSEYSAMDVRNYLEIGGFPDRLLPFFADHIAHRRRVSGENLGKIQTADTYEATLKVLRLYARELYSIHKSTPNEEVDARSWMLGKLTKKDILDLKAWLQKHYAQNSVNTYLTKLRHVLFQAAEVGLVSYDKFPMRGVSIVSTRKKVDRLQQDEIDQLASEPAPKKHTGGRRAITEVSHAQPLALAMYFAHGARLGDAILWRVENYVIEGDQHRLKYTTTKSKKSLSVLLDEQAIELLKPYLTDEKEKPKPPKAFLFPYLPDDFDKLSTADQYIHLRRAKMRARQQIGKLGQRVGLTKKVTPHVMRHSFADMMRRSGVQLETRQEALGHSDIKTTRNYEEQFDQEAVDRVSSLFKRTTKSGQQ from the coding sequence ATGGGAGCGACAACGTTAGCCGTTCGGCTCAAGCCTGAACCCAACCGGGATGGTGAGCATGTGATTCGAATCCGCATTACCCGTGACCGATCGGCCAGCTTTTGGGCGTTAAATATGGCCGTAGCCGAAAAGCATTTCGACGAAAAGGGAAATAAGGAACGGGCTAACTGGATCCGCAAATCATACCGGGACTATAAACTTTATAACGAGCGCATCCGGGAGGCTTACCTGAAAGCTGAACAGGCCGTTGCTTTTTTTGATAAACGAGATAGCGAATATTCCGCAATGGATGTCCGCAATTATCTGGAGATTGGCGGGTTCCCTGACAGACTTTTGCCCTTTTTTGCCGACCATATTGCCCACCGTCGCCGGGTATCTGGCGAGAATCTGGGAAAGATTCAAACGGCAGATACCTATGAGGCTACCTTAAAAGTACTTAGGCTCTACGCACGTGAGCTCTACTCAATTCATAAATCAACGCCCAATGAAGAGGTCGACGCCCGTAGCTGGATGCTGGGCAAGCTGACTAAAAAAGATATTCTGGACCTGAAGGCCTGGCTTCAGAAGCATTACGCCCAGAACTCGGTCAATACCTACCTGACCAAGCTTCGCCATGTTCTGTTTCAGGCAGCCGAAGTGGGGTTAGTGAGTTACGATAAGTTTCCGATGCGGGGGGTATCGATCGTGTCGACCAGAAAGAAGGTGGATCGCTTACAGCAGGACGAAATTGACCAGCTGGCCAGCGAGCCTGCACCCAAAAAGCATACGGGCGGTAGACGGGCCATTACGGAGGTGAGTCACGCTCAGCCGCTAGCCCTGGCCATGTATTTTGCTCATGGTGCCAGGTTAGGCGATGCGATTTTGTGGCGGGTCGAAAACTACGTGATTGAAGGCGATCAGCACCGACTCAAGTACACGACCACAAAAAGCAAAAAATCGTTGAGTGTGCTGCTCGATGAACAGGCCATTGAGCTACTGAAACCCTACTTAACTGACGAAAAAGAGAAGCCAAAGCCACCCAAAGCATTTCTGTTTCCGTATCTTCCCGATGATTTTGATAAACTATCGACCGCAGATCAGTACATTCATCTGCGCAGAGCCAAAATGCGCGCCCGTCAGCAGATTGGTAAACTGGGTCAGCGCGTTGGGTTGACCAAAAAGGTAACTCCGCACGTGATGCGGCACAGTTTTGCCGATATGATGCGCCGGTCAGGAGTGCAGCTGGAGACCCGTCAGGAGGCTTTAGGGCATTCGGACATTAAAACGACCCGGAATTATGAAGAACAGTTTGACCAGGAGGCCGTCGACAGGGTGAGTTCACTTTTTAAACGAACGACCAAATCAGGACAACAATAG
- a CDS encoding autotransporter outer membrane beta-barrel domain-containing protein translates to MKHLFTFLFAIAISSQAIGQTNYVATSPLSATPSAFNTIVGPGAGASITTGAFSSFLGYQAGKNNSSGESNTFIGFTAGEANTTGTANTFLGRSAGSLNINGSYNVFLGLNAGANNRTGSNNTIVGIDAGYTNSSGSYNTFLGDFAGFSNTSGGGNVFIGSAAGKYNVEGIGNVFTGYQSGIYNTKGSYNTFNGYSSGLYNTTGSSNVFVGYSTGNDNKIGERNVFTGSNSGIRNTTGSNNVFSGYLSGAGNITGSNNVFLGDSSGFFNNGGNNNIYIGSNAAYNLNSGSNNIIVGPNSGTAITTSDDNVLMGYNSQAEDGLQNAIAIGSNSRVAVSNAMILGNGVNVGIGTSAPTSRLHIRADQADQSGIRLEQLTSDSPVSGASDQFLTVDDQGNVVKARYQLRVQDPSQWSDKVFRPDYSLQSLPAVEAYIQQNGHLPDVPSADEVAAKGVDLVKMNALLLQKIEELTMYSIQQQKEIEALKHLIRRVTKKHKQRQ, encoded by the coding sequence ATGAAACACCTATTTACCTTTCTCTTTGCTATAGCTATATCTAGCCAGGCTATTGGTCAGACGAATTATGTTGCCACGTCACCCTTATCTGCAACACCTTCTGCATTCAATACGATAGTAGGGCCAGGGGCTGGAGCTTCTATTACTACAGGTGCATTTAGTAGCTTTTTAGGTTATCAGGCTGGTAAAAATAATTCTAGCGGAGAATCTAATACTTTTATTGGCTTTACGGCTGGAGAGGCTAATACGACGGGAACAGCCAATACATTTTTAGGAAGGTCAGCGGGGAGTCTAAATATCAACGGTTCTTACAATGTCTTTTTAGGTCTTAATGCAGGAGCAAATAATAGAACAGGATCAAATAATACGATAGTCGGAATTGATGCTGGTTACACAAATTCGTCTGGTTCCTATAATACGTTTCTAGGAGATTTTGCAGGCTTTTCAAATACATCAGGTGGAGGAAATGTTTTTATTGGCTCAGCAGCTGGAAAATATAATGTTGAAGGTATAGGAAATGTATTTACAGGATATCAATCTGGCATATACAATACAAAAGGAAGCTACAATACCTTTAATGGATACAGTTCAGGCTTGTATAATACTACTGGTAGTTCTAATGTGTTCGTTGGATATAGCACTGGTAACGATAATAAAATAGGCGAAAGGAATGTTTTTACGGGTAGCAATTCAGGTATACGAAATACTACAGGTTCAAACAATGTCTTTTCTGGATATTTATCTGGTGCCGGAAATATAACTGGCAGTAATAATGTGTTTCTAGGAGATTCAAGTGGCTTCTTTAATAATGGTGGTAACAATAATATTTACATTGGATCTAACGCTGCATATAATTTAAATTCAGGATCAAATAATATTATTGTTGGCCCTAATTCGGGTACAGCCATTACCACTAGCGACGACAATGTTCTGATGGGGTATAACTCCCAGGCTGAAGACGGGCTTCAAAACGCCATCGCCATCGGTTCCAATAGCCGGGTAGCTGTCAGTAACGCTATGATCTTAGGCAACGGAGTGAATGTGGGTATCGGCACCTCAGCACCAACCAGCCGACTTCACATCCGGGCTGATCAGGCAGATCAATCTGGTATACGATTGGAACAACTCACCAGCGATAGTCCAGTGTCTGGTGCTTCTGATCAGTTTCTAACGGTCGACGACCAGGGTAATGTGGTTAAAGCCCGGTACCAGCTCCGCGTACAGGATCCGTCCCAATGGAGTGATAAAGTCTTTAGGCCGGACTACTCACTTCAATCACTTCCAGCCGTTGAAGCCTACATTCAGCAAAATGGTCATTTGCCCGATGTACCCTCAGCTGACGAGGTGGCTGCTAAAGGGGTTGATCTGGTCAAAATGAATGCGCTACTCCTTCAAAAAATTGAAGAACTAACGATGTATAGTATTCAGCAACAGAAGGAAATTGAAGCCTTAAAGCATCTGATTAGAAGGGTCACAAAAAAGCACAAACAAAGGCAATGA
- a CDS encoding S1 family peptidase, with translation MTVYEQLSFATIKINCVRHNGSTSSGTGFFFNIQRNGDISLPIIITNKHVIRDAAVGTLNFTTRNADGTPNLTNHYPIIIQGFEQGWTLHPDPDVDLCAFPLAPMVNLAKGKGVDIFYIAVGKEILPTQEQLAQLDMLEDVIMVGYPNGFSDTTNNKPIFRRGITATSIKLNYCGKPEFLIDSAVFPGSSGSPVFIANSGSYTSGNNIVLGSRILLVGVAYAVYQHNAMGQIIQTAINQINLSVITGVPNHIGIIIRYDKILDFEKFFSLDV, from the coding sequence ATGACAGTTTACGAACAACTTTCATTTGCGACAATTAAAATTAATTGTGTGCGTCATAACGGTTCAACAAGTTCAGGTACAGGTTTTTTCTTTAATATTCAAAGAAATGGAGATATATCATTGCCTATAATTATTACTAATAAGCATGTTATTCGAGATGCCGCTGTAGGGACATTGAATTTTACCACAAGAAATGCTGATGGCACTCCTAATCTTACCAATCATTACCCGATAATTATACAAGGTTTTGAACAAGGCTGGACTCTGCATCCAGATCCGGATGTTGATCTTTGCGCATTTCCATTGGCTCCAATGGTAAACCTAGCTAAAGGAAAAGGGGTTGATATTTTTTATATCGCAGTAGGTAAAGAAATATTACCTACACAAGAGCAACTGGCCCAACTGGATATGCTTGAGGATGTTATTATGGTTGGGTACCCAAATGGTTTTTCTGACACCACAAATAACAAACCAATATTTAGACGAGGGATAACAGCGACGAGTATCAAATTAAATTATTGCGGCAAGCCGGAGTTTTTAATAGACTCAGCAGTTTTTCCGGGTTCAAGCGGTTCGCCTGTGTTTATTGCTAATAGTGGTAGTTACACAAGTGGGAATAATATTGTTCTTGGGTCTAGAATTTTATTGGTCGGTGTCGCTTATGCTGTCTACCAACACAATGCTATGGGGCAAATTATCCAAACTGCTATAAATCAAATAAACTTAAGTGTTATTACTGGTGTGCCGAATCATATTGGAATCATCATTAGATATGATAAGATTCTTGACTTTGAGAAATTCTTCAGTCTTGATGTTTAA
- a CDS encoding bestrophin family protein, translating to MIHYKNKGLLSSIWHFHTGPTAKALLRRLVVVAIYVTIVTIGEMHYTDLILKDTPGPFLSAMGILLSLLLIFRTNTAYDRFYEGRQAWGTLVNNCRNLAIFFNAVLPEGDSGSRAFFAKAISNFPFALKNHLRDSSGIDELDMVEEGERRDLRNFDHKPAGVSNQLWVKTEILYREGYLSESQHINVNQHLTTLMDVCGICERIKSTPIPFSYMLFIKLFIMLYVLLLPFTVVSVYGYLTIPAVLLTSYILVGLEMIGEEIEEPFGLERNDLPLNQLSQLIRVNVHDILQIHLPHVEKQAARPGFTIMT from the coding sequence ATGATTCATTATAAAAACAAAGGATTACTCTCTTCCATCTGGCATTTTCATACGGGCCCTACAGCCAAAGCCCTGCTTCGCCGACTTGTAGTAGTCGCTATCTACGTGACCATCGTTACGATTGGCGAGATGCATTACACGGACTTAATTTTAAAAGACACCCCAGGGCCGTTTCTGAGTGCCATGGGAATTCTGCTGAGTTTGCTACTGATTTTTCGGACCAATACGGCCTACGATCGGTTTTACGAAGGGCGGCAAGCTTGGGGTACTTTGGTGAACAACTGCCGAAATCTGGCTATCTTTTTTAATGCGGTTTTGCCAGAGGGAGATTCAGGCAGTCGTGCCTTCTTTGCTAAAGCGATTTCCAACTTTCCATTTGCCCTCAAAAATCACTTGCGGGATAGCTCTGGAATTGATGAGCTGGATATGGTCGAAGAAGGCGAGCGACGGGATCTGCGCAACTTCGATCATAAACCGGCGGGTGTTTCCAATCAGCTTTGGGTCAAAACGGAAATACTGTATCGGGAAGGATATTTGTCGGAGTCGCAGCATATTAATGTGAACCAGCATTTGACTACTTTGATGGATGTTTGTGGGATTTGTGAGCGGATCAAAAGCACACCGATTCCATTCTCTTATATGCTGTTTATCAAGCTGTTTATCATGCTCTATGTACTGTTGCTGCCGTTTACTGTCGTTTCTGTATATGGCTATCTGACTATTCCAGCTGTACTACTCACGTCGTATATTCTGGTTGGTCTGGAGATGATTGGTGAAGAGATTGAAGAACCGTTTGGTTTGGAACGTAATGACCTTCCCTTGAATCAGTTAAGCCAACTGATTCGGGTAAATGTACACGATATTCTACAGATTCATCTGCCGCACGTTGAAAAGCAGGCTGCCAGGCCCGGATTCACCATTATGACATAA
- the htpG gene encoding molecular chaperone HtpG — translation MEAVQNEKGQISIHTENIFPIIKKFLYSDHEIFLRELVSNAVDATQKLRQLSSFGEFGGELGDLKVTVSLDEDAKTITVSDNGIGMTADEIKKYINQIAFSGATDFLEKYKDKTDDKGQIIGHFGLGFYSAFMVAEKVEIITKSYRDGAEAARWVCDGSTEFELTPAERTERGTDIILHIAPDSEEFLAKGRLQGILDKYARFLPVPVEFDGKVVNNTSPIWTKSPSELTDEDYKSFYRELYPMSEEPLFWIHLNVDYPFNLTGILYFPRIKNELRFQREKIQLYSRQVFITDEVKDVVPDFLMMLHGVIDSPDIPLNVSRSFLQADANVKKINGYITRKVADKLNELFNADRKAFEEKFDDIGLFIKYGILSDDKFWEKAKSFVLLKNTEGAYATLDEYREKIQANQTDKNETLVMLYTTDVKQQHAYIESATRRGYDVLRMDNVIDAHFINALEQKLEKVHFQRVDADTLDKLIDKGLNNESVLSEADSTKLKEVFDTVLDNKMLNVSVEAQPVDELPVTITFPEFMRRMKDMAALSGEQSFYGNLPVTYNVVVNANHPITARILAETDADAQKALVKQVYDLALLSQNMLSGADLTAFVKRTVAGL, via the coding sequence ATGGAAGCCGTACAGAATGAAAAAGGGCAGATCTCGATTCATACAGAGAACATCTTCCCGATCATCAAAAAATTCCTTTATTCCGACCACGAAATTTTTCTGCGCGAGCTAGTTTCCAACGCCGTTGATGCTACTCAAAAACTACGTCAGTTGTCGTCATTTGGTGAGTTCGGTGGCGAACTCGGCGATTTGAAGGTGACGGTATCGCTGGATGAAGACGCTAAAACAATTACCGTTAGTGATAATGGTATCGGTATGACGGCCGATGAAATCAAAAAATATATTAACCAGATCGCTTTCTCTGGCGCAACGGATTTTCTGGAAAAATATAAAGATAAAACAGACGATAAGGGGCAAATTATCGGCCATTTCGGGCTTGGCTTTTACTCGGCCTTTATGGTGGCAGAGAAAGTTGAAATCATTACCAAATCCTATCGGGATGGTGCTGAAGCCGCTCGTTGGGTGTGTGACGGGTCAACCGAGTTTGAATTGACACCCGCCGAACGCACCGAACGTGGAACGGATATTATTCTGCACATTGCTCCCGATTCGGAAGAATTTTTGGCTAAAGGACGGTTGCAGGGAATTCTGGATAAATATGCCCGGTTCCTGCCGGTTCCCGTTGAGTTCGATGGCAAAGTCGTGAACAATACGTCGCCAATCTGGACAAAATCGCCTTCTGAACTCACCGACGAGGATTATAAATCGTTCTATCGGGAGTTGTACCCGATGAGCGAAGAACCCCTGTTCTGGATTCATTTGAACGTCGATTATCCGTTCAACCTGACGGGCATTCTGTACTTCCCCCGGATTAAGAACGAACTGCGTTTCCAGCGCGAAAAGATCCAGCTTTATAGCCGTCAGGTATTCATTACCGACGAGGTTAAGGACGTTGTGCCCGACTTCCTGATGATGCTTCACGGGGTTATCGATTCGCCCGACATTCCGCTCAACGTTTCCCGGAGCTTCCTGCAGGCCGATGCCAATGTGAAGAAAATTAATGGCTATATCACCCGTAAAGTCGCTGATAAGCTGAATGAACTGTTCAACGCGGACCGAAAAGCCTTCGAGGAAAAATTCGATGACATCGGCCTGTTTATTAAATACGGCATTCTGAGCGATGACAAATTCTGGGAAAAAGCTAAATCGTTCGTTCTGCTGAAGAACACGGAAGGAGCGTATGCTACACTGGATGAGTATCGGGAGAAAATTCAGGCCAATCAGACCGACAAAAACGAAACGCTGGTGATGCTATATACAACCGATGTCAAGCAGCAACATGCGTACATTGAGTCGGCTACGCGTCGGGGCTATGATGTGCTGAGAATGGATAACGTGATCGATGCGCACTTCATCAATGCGCTGGAGCAAAAACTCGAAAAAGTTCACTTCCAACGGGTAGATGCCGATACACTCGATAAACTGATTGATAAGGGCCTGAACAACGAGAGCGTTCTGTCGGAAGCTGATAGCACCAAACTGAAAGAAGTGTTCGATACCGTGTTAGACAATAAAATGCTCAATGTGAGTGTGGAAGCCCAGCCCGTCGACGAACTGCCGGTTACGATCACTTTCCCTGAATTTATGCGTCGTATGAAAGATATGGCGGCTCTATCGGGCGAACAGTCATTCTACGGAAATCTGCCTGTAACGTACAATGTCGTCGTCAACGCCAATCACCCGATTACGGCCAGAATCCTGGCTGAAACGGATGCGGATGCGCAAAAAGCGCTGGTGAAACAAGTGTATGATCTGGCGCTACTGTCGCAAAATATGCTTTCTGGGGCTGATCTGACCGCGTTTGTAAAACGCACAGTAGCTGGGTTATAA
- a CDS encoding S24 family peptidase gives MTEIILEKDKNDLPISEKSLRLIELRQSLDLEVPQMAARLEMNDSNYRKLENGKRPIGKHLSKLIVESFDLSKIWFETGQGEMFAPKGEVELEFIDDDEYESAILPYYPIPLEGNFNEMSDPESNYGKAEKIKVIIRRGENVERNVVFQVRGQSMYPKYSEGTKVRCKLVNPADWEYLSSGVYAISYNDSFVVKRVKDNDLLTRGLLVLHSDNSDYGSTPVPIDQIHHIWRVIRIVDSPAD, from the coding sequence TTGACCGAAATTATTTTGGAAAAGGATAAAAATGACCTGCCGATAAGCGAAAAGTCGCTTCGGTTAATTGAATTGAGGCAGTCATTAGACCTTGAGGTGCCGCAAATGGCTGCTAGACTTGAAATGAATGACTCGAATTACAGGAAGTTAGAAAACGGTAAAAGGCCAATAGGGAAGCATCTATCCAAGTTAATAGTTGAGTCATTTGACCTGTCGAAGATTTGGTTTGAGACCGGCCAAGGTGAAATGTTTGCACCTAAAGGTGAAGTAGAGCTTGAATTTATTGATGATGACGAATATGAGAGTGCCATCCTGCCGTACTATCCAATACCATTAGAAGGAAATTTTAACGAAATGTCTGACCCGGAATCGAATTATGGGAAGGCAGAGAAGATCAAAGTGATAATTAGGAGAGGGGAGAATGTTGAGCGAAATGTTGTCTTTCAAGTCAGAGGACAAAGTATGTATCCAAAGTATTCAGAAGGAACGAAAGTCAGGTGCAAGCTTGTGAATCCAGCCGACTGGGAGTACTTATCGTCGGGGGTTTATGCGATTAGTTACAACGATTCTTTTGTTGTGAAGCGGGTTAAGGACAATGACCTATTGACTAGAGGCCTATTGGTTCTTCATTCGGATAACTCGGATTATGGCAGTACACCCGTTCCGATTGATCAAATCCATCACATATGGCGAGTGATACGTATAGTTGATTCGCCTGCTGATTAA
- a CDS encoding helix-turn-helix domain-containing protein translates to MNVPSYEEFEALQQQVADLTRQVAYLIGVGGEWMDRRQAMQALNCSESTLHRLMRMGKLIYRYEGKKPLFAADALRKYIESTLVSPASADKRVVSAIKRITA, encoded by the coding sequence ATGAACGTTCCCAGCTACGAAGAATTCGAAGCCCTGCAACAGCAGGTAGCCGACCTAACCCGACAAGTTGCTTACCTGATTGGCGTAGGGGGCGAATGGATGGACCGTCGTCAGGCAATGCAGGCCCTCAACTGCTCAGAATCGACGTTGCACCGGCTAATGCGTATGGGAAAACTCATCTACCGATACGAAGGCAAAAAGCCGCTGTTTGCCGCTGACGCCCTGAGAAAATACATCGAATCGACACTGGTTAGTCCAGCCTCCGCTGACAAGCGAGTCGTTTCCGCAATCAAACGAATAACAGCCTAA
- a CDS encoding rhodanese-like domain-containing protein: MLTHSYTDITLAELERVRQQPNTAVVDVRDEWEFDEFNLGGLNIPLPDIRQRKSELLPYDTIIVMCTNGVRSRVAAKDLLRQPEFQLKTIYHLHGGIIEDV, encoded by the coding sequence ATGCTTACACATTCATACACCGACATTACGTTAGCCGAACTTGAACGAGTACGTCAGCAGCCTAATACAGCCGTAGTGGATGTCCGTGATGAGTGGGAGTTCGACGAATTCAACCTAGGTGGGCTAAACATTCCTTTACCGGACATACGCCAACGCAAGTCTGAGCTACTCCCCTACGATACCATCATTGTGATGTGTACAAACGGGGTACGAAGTCGTGTAGCGGCCAAAGATTTACTACGACAACCTGAGTTTCAGCTCAAAACGATTTATCATCTGCACGGCGGAATTATTGAAGATGTATGA
- the rplS gene encoding 50S ribosomal protein L19, with protein MSDLIKLVEADNAQRRTELPTFRAGDTVNVHVKIREGNKERIQVFTGTVIQRRNPSTGGETFTVRKVSNGVGVERIFPLLSPNIDKIEVVRLGKVRRARLFYLRGRQGKAARVKERKPKAVAA; from the coding sequence ATGAGCGACTTAATCAAATTAGTGGAGGCAGACAACGCGCAGCGTCGCACCGAGTTGCCCACATTCCGGGCGGGTGATACGGTGAACGTACACGTTAAAATCCGCGAAGGAAATAAAGAACGTATTCAGGTATTTACGGGAACGGTTATTCAACGCCGGAACCCAAGCACGGGTGGTGAAACCTTCACTGTCCGTAAAGTATCGAATGGCGTAGGCGTTGAGCGTATTTTCCCATTGCTGTCGCCCAATATCGACAAAATCGAAGTGGTTCGGTTGGGTAAAGTTCGTCGGGCACGGTTGTTCTATCTTCGTGGTCGCCAAGGTAAGGCGGCTCGTGTGAAAGAGCGCAAGCCTAAAGCAGTGGCAGCTTAA
- a CDS encoding KilA-N domain-containing protein — MKSLIRFNGHESAVRRDADGFYSLTDLWRLAGSDENKAPAQWQKQDETKAYIKASARILKCDPESQLKSKRGKHGGTWAIEQIALEYAQYLSPELAVLVNQAFLERLEEERNPELALQRGTERAVRGWKKQGKSDKWIEERIQGVAQRKSFTATLSKHGVEREGFRNCTNAIYTPLFGGTTEVVRHKKGLPDKASVRDNLNKVELGAVRFAELLAEEKIEQHDLRGNAECELACTKASKLVAESILKNRIADLNPA, encoded by the coding sequence ATGAAATCACTCATTCGATTCAATGGACATGAAAGCGCCGTTCGTCGGGATGCGGATGGTTTCTATAGCCTGACCGACCTTTGGCGGCTTGCTGGCAGCGATGAAAACAAGGCGCCGGCTCAGTGGCAAAAGCAGGATGAAACAAAGGCTTACATTAAAGCTTCAGCCAGAATCCTTAAATGTGACCCTGAATCACAATTAAAATCCAAGCGAGGCAAACACGGCGGTACCTGGGCAATTGAGCAAATCGCACTTGAATATGCTCAGTACCTGAGCCCCGAATTGGCTGTCTTAGTCAATCAGGCGTTTCTGGAACGACTCGAAGAAGAGCGTAATCCTGAACTCGCTCTCCAGCGGGGTACTGAGCGCGCTGTTCGTGGCTGGAAGAAACAGGGTAAATCAGACAAGTGGATTGAAGAGCGGATTCAGGGAGTGGCCCAGCGCAAATCCTTCACGGCTACCCTGTCCAAGCATGGCGTTGAACGGGAAGGGTTCCGCAACTGCACCAATGCAATTTATACACCTCTGTTTGGCGGCACGACCGAAGTGGTTCGTCATAAAAAGGGACTCCCCGATAAAGCCAGTGTTCGTGACAATCTGAATAAAGTCGAACTGGGAGCCGTGCGGTTTGCTGAACTGCTGGCAGAGGAAAAGATTGAGCAGCACGATTTACGCGGTAATGCCGAATGTGAACTCGCCTGTACAAAAGCCAGCAAACTCGTTGCTGAATCGATTCTGAAAAATCGAATCGCTGATCTTAATCCCGCCTAA
- the dapF gene encoding diaminopimelate epimerase produces MTFDFYKYQGTGNDFVMIDDRSQTFPASDQALLERICHRRFGVGADGLILLQNDPNYDFRMVYFNADGAEGSMCGNGGRCIVRFAHDLGLFEKETRFMAVDGEHTAVVSDDEIFLKMSNVSGIENRGGLTFLNTGSPHVVQFVDDLESLDVVAEGRAIRYGARFQPGGTNVNFAQLIDEHTLYVRTYERGVEDETYSCGTGVTAVALVAYQQLGMVEPVSIRTMGGNLRVSFDPTSKEQFENIYLIGPAKRVFTGLITV; encoded by the coding sequence ATGACTTTCGACTTTTATAAATACCAGGGCACCGGAAACGATTTTGTAATGATCGACGACCGTAGCCAGACCTTTCCGGCTTCCGATCAGGCTCTGCTAGAACGCATTTGCCACCGTCGGTTTGGGGTGGGGGCGGATGGACTTATTCTGCTCCAGAATGACCCTAATTACGATTTTCGGATGGTTTATTTCAATGCCGATGGTGCCGAAGGCAGTATGTGCGGAAATGGGGGCCGATGTATTGTCCGGTTTGCACACGATCTTGGCCTGTTTGAGAAGGAAACCCGCTTTATGGCTGTCGATGGTGAACATACTGCCGTAGTCAGTGATGACGAGATTTTTCTGAAAATGAGTAATGTGTCGGGCATAGAAAATCGGGGCGGATTAACGTTCCTGAACACGGGATCTCCACATGTCGTTCAGTTTGTTGATGATCTGGAATCGCTGGATGTTGTGGCGGAAGGGCGTGCTATTCGGTACGGTGCTCGTTTTCAGCCCGGTGGAACGAATGTCAATTTCGCCCAGCTAATTGATGAACACACGTTGTATGTCAGAACGTATGAGCGAGGTGTAGAGGATGAAACGTATTCATGCGGAACGGGTGTCACGGCTGTAGCTCTGGTTGCGTATCAGCAGTTGGGTATGGTCGAGCCAGTGTCGATCCGGACGATGGGAGGGAACCTCCGGGTTTCGTTCGATCCTACGAGTAAGGAACAGTTTGAGAATATCTATCTGATTGGGCCTGCCAAACGGGTATTTACTGGGCTGATAACTGTTTAG